The DNA segment TGGCTTCGATCGATGCCGCGTTCTCCGAACTCTATGCCGAAGCCAGCTTCGGCAGGCGCCGCGCGGGATTCGCGCTGAAGCTCTGCAACTGGTGGGACCTGGAGGGCGTCGGCGAACTGGCGCGCGGCCAGTTCCCGCAGGGCCATGGCGCGCACGCCACGCCGTCCGAGATTGCGATCACCCAGTGGGCCTTTCCCGATGCCGTGAAGCATGCGGACTATGCGCCGAAGATCGCGCCCTCGGGCCCGATTCGCGAAGCGCTGGATTTCCGTGCGCGCTATCCCGACGGCCGCATCGGCTCCGACCCGGGACTGGCGACACCGGAGAAGGGTGCCGCGCTGGTCAGGCTGGCGGCGCAGAGCCTTGCCAGCGAGCTGGATGCATTCAGCCGCGAGCCGCTGCCCTGAGTAATTCCCGTCAGGCGTCGATCATCGGCAGCGTGGTCAACCGCTTGCCGGCATGGCTAACCGCCAACGCCGGCAGCCTCTTTCCCACGCTGCCTGCCCTGCAAGCAAAACACCTTGTGTGTAGCGGCAACCAGCCGCTGCCAATGGCACCGCCAGGATGGTCGCTTCGCGACACTCGCCGGCCGGGCCGGCTCCAGGTCCGCTTGCGTTTCTGTTTGCGTTTCTGTCTGCATTAAAGGCTGCACCAGTATCGCGAAGTGGCTGTACTCGGACAGCAACTCTTCCCGACTGACATCCTGCGCTCCGCCGCCCCAGCCCGGCAGCGCGACCAGAAGACGTCCATAGTTGCGGCGCTCCAGCAACACGCACGGTCTGCGCCCGCGCAGGAGCAGGATTGCCGGCAGTTCGCAGTCCGGGATCTCGTCAAGATTCCTCTGCACGAGGCGGGTCGACCAGCCGGCGTGTGCCGCTGCGGCGCCCAGCAGAGGCAAGGTGAGGCGCTGGCCTTCCAGCGGCAGCCCTTTCAGCATGAGGGCAGACGGCACTGGCCGCTGCCGCGCGCGGTTGATCAACATCAGGCAGCCAAGCAGCGGATCATCCGCGGGTGTTGTCTCGGGCGGCACGACCAGTGGTGGCGCCTTGGGCCGCTTCTCTGTCGGTCTTTGCGCCGGTGTTCCGGCTACGCCTGGCTCAGGCATCTCGCACAATGACAGCTCAGCTGGCGCGTACTGCTCGTACGGCCCGCGCGGGTTCCACTCGCCCATGATTCCCCCCGGTTCAGTGGTGTCGTATTTTTTTGCAAGCGTAATGTAGCGGGGCACCCGTTCCCATCCTTCAAACAGGCGAATGCAGGCTGATTCGACTTTGAAACAACTGCTCGGGTCGCGTGCGTCGGCTGGCCTTCACTGCGAGCGGCCCTTTGGACGCGTGCATGGCGGTTGCGGGCAGTTGACATCTCTGCCGGAGTCAATGCGTGGCCAGAGCGGCACGCTTTGATGGCCACGACGTTTCATTTCTTAAGCATCCTTTCGGCGTCCGGTCGCGCTTGCCGCAAACCCGGCGCTCGTCCATAGAGGCGATTTTTCTTTCCAATCCCGCCACCTAGATTGAACGCATCGTTGGCGCAAGCGCAAGCCATCAAATTTCAAAGTGGCTAAGAAAAGCCGGGAAAAGGGGGGATATCC comes from the Cupriavidus sp. P-10 genome and includes:
- a CDS encoding creatininase family protein, translating into MRLHLSTWAEIEQYLARSRTIVVPIGSNEQHGPTGLLGTDWLCPEIIAHEAEKRADILVAPTFNIGMAQHHLAFPGTISLRPSTFIAAIGDWVRSLAGHGFEKILFLNGHGGNVASIDAAFSELYAEASFGRRRAGFALKLCNWWDLEGVGELARGQFPQGHGAHATPSEIAITQWAFPDAVKHADYAPKIAPSGPIREALDFRARYPDGRIGSDPGLATPEKGAALVRLAAQSLASELDAFSREPLP
- a CDS encoding peptidase, with the translated sequence MPRYITLAKKYDTTEPGGIMGEWNPRGPYEQYAPAELSLCEMPEPGVAGTPAQRPTEKRPKAPPLVVPPETTPADDPLLGCLMLINRARQRPVPSALMLKGLPLEGQRLTLPLLGAAAAHAGWSTRLVQRNLDEIPDCELPAILLLRGRRPCVLLERRNYGRLLVALPGWGGGAQDVSREELLSEYSHFAILVQPLMQTETQTETQADLEPARPASVAKRPSWRCHWQRLVAATHKVFCLQGRQRGKEAAGVGG